In Magnetovibrio sp. PR-2, the genomic window ACCTTGGACCAAGTTTCCGAACGCCTGACCATGTTGGGTCTGGAAGTTGAAGGCATCGAAGACCGCGCGGCGGGCTTGGAAGACTTTGTCGTGGGTGAAGTGCTCACCGCTGAAAAACACCCGGACGCGGACAAGCTGCAAGTGCTCACCGTGTCCAACGGTGCTGAAACCCTGCAAGTGGTCTGCGGCGCACCCAACGCGCGTAAAGGTCTCAAAGGTGTGTTCGGTGGCGACGGCATGTATGTGCCGGGCATCGACTTCAAACTGAAACCCGCTACCATTCGCGGTGTGGACAGCAACGGCATGATGTTGTCGGAACGCGAAATGGGCTTAAGCGACGAGCACACCGGAATTGTCGAGCTGGACGCAGACGCCGAAGTCGGCGCGCGCGCCATTGACGTCATGGGCCTGAACGACCCCATCATCGAAATCGCCATTACGCCCAACCGGGGCGATTGCTTGGGCGTGCGCGGCATCGCGCGCGACTTGGCTGCCTCTGGGCTGGGTGCGCTAAAGCCGCTCGGCATCAAAGCAACTGAGGGCGCGTTCGAAAGCTCCATCGACATCAAGCTGGATTTCCCCGCAGGTGCCGAAGACGCCTGTTCGCAATTCGCCGGACGCTATGTGCGCGGTGTGAAAAACGGTCCCAGCCCCAAATGGATGCAAGAAAGATTGCTTGCTGTGGGATTGCGTCCGATTTCCGCGCTGGTCGACATCACCAACTATTCCACCATCGACCTGGGTCGCCCGCTGCACGTGTTCGACGCCGACAAAGTCACCGGCAACATCACCGCACGCTTGGCCAAAGACGGTGAAAAACTGTTGGCTTTGGACGGCAAAGAATATGAGCTGGACGACACCATGTGCGTCATCGCCGACGACGCCAAAGCCGAAGCCATTGCTGGCGTCATGGGCGGCGAAGAAAGTGGCTGCGGTGACGACACCGTCAACGTGTTTATCGAAAGCGCTATTTTCGACCCCGTGCGCACTGCTGTGACGGGGCGTAAGCTGAACCTGCAATCCGATGCGCGCTACCGTTTTGAGCGCGGCATCGACAACGACTTTGCCATTGACGGCATGGAAAATGCCACGCGCTTGGTTTTGGAGCTGTGCGGTGGTGAACCGTCAAACGCGGTCGTCGCAGGCGACGGGCCCGATTGGCAAGAAACCATCACCTTCCGTCCGTCGCGTGTTGAGGGGCTCACAGGTGTGGTGGTCGAAGAAGACGAGATGGAACGCATCTTGACCGTCTTGGGCTTTGACGTGGACAAATCCGACGCGGCTGCCTGGACTGTGAAAGTCCCAGCCTGGCGTGGTGACATGGTGGGTGAGGCCTGCATCGTGGAAGAAATCATCCGCGTGAACGGCTATCACAACATTCCCCACGTCTCTATGGAACGTGACGAAGCCCTGCCGCATCCGGCGTTGAACCCCGCCATGCGCAAACGCCGGTGCGTGCGCCGC contains:
- the pheT gene encoding phenylalanine--tRNA ligase subunit beta, whose protein sequence is MKFTLSWLKDHLDTDATLDQVSERLTMLGLEVEGIEDRAAGLEDFVVGEVLTAEKHPDADKLQVLTVSNGAETLQVVCGAPNARKGLKGVFGGDGMYVPGIDFKLKPATIRGVDSNGMMLSEREMGLSDEHTGIVELDADAEVGARAIDVMGLNDPIIEIAITPNRGDCLGVRGIARDLAASGLGALKPLGIKATEGAFESSIDIKLDFPAGAEDACSQFAGRYVRGVKNGPSPKWMQERLLAVGLRPISALVDITNYSTIDLGRPLHVFDADKVTGNITARLAKDGEKLLALDGKEYELDDTMCVIADDAKAEAIAGVMGGEESGCGDDTVNVFIESAIFDPVRTAVTGRKLNLQSDARYRFERGIDNDFAIDGMENATRLVLELCGGEPSNAVVAGDGPDWQETITFRPSRVEGLTGVVVEEDEMERILTVLGFDVDKSDAAAWTVKVPAWRGDMVGEACIVEEIIRVNGYHNIPHVSMERDEALPHPALNPAMRKRRCVRRTLAARGLVEAVTYSFLPSQHAELFAGEAGVPDSVRLSNPISTDLDVMRPSLLPNLIAAVGRNDARGHTDGALYEVGPQFAGDEVKDQTLVAAGVRSGDAIARNWTGTARTVDAFDAKADALAALEAAGAPVDNLQVFAAEDGVPGWYHPGRSGTLRLGPKTILANFGEIHPGTLKKMDVKGPMAAFEVFLDNLPKPKPKKSQARPLVKLSTFQPVERDFAFVVDADVDAQRVMRAAKNADKNLISDVRLFDVYQGKGVEDGKKSIAIQVSLQPFEKTMTDEDLEKVTAMVVAAVVKATGGELR